In Candidatus Thermoplasmatota archaeon, the sequence CGCCGTAGTTGTTCATAAACCCAGCAACAGTTCCACCAACCAATGGTGTTCCTTTAGGTAACACATCCCACACACCATCTAAAAACTCTTGAAAACCACCATGTTTTTCATAATGTATCGTAGAAAACAGCAAAAAGAAATCAGGGGGCCTGCTCAAATTCTTAATTGCCGTCTCAGCTACTTCTCTTCCTGCCTCACGTGCATCCCACTTACGGCTCATGCCAACAGCTGCTTCAAACTTCGGCTCAGGCATACCCATCCCAAATTTATTAATTTAATATGCTCAGATGTGCATCCAAATTAATACTATACAAATATTGTATCAGATAACAGTTTTTAAATCTTTACCACAAAAAAAATGCCATTAAAACGACAGTAACACCTCCAATAGAGAATGAAAAAGCAATATACCTTTCCACATCACGGTATATCTACTCGTATTTTTACTTACAGTAGCAGCTACTTAAAAGGGCGCATCTTATTGTTTAATAAACACATATTTTAATTTATTACACTGATGTGTATTAAAATATTGATTTTTGTTACACATTCATAGAAACATTTATAAATAAAAGAACTTTTTCAATAGTCCATGGAAGAATCGATACAACGATGGAACATCTGGTGGGAAAACCCAGAAGAGATAATAAAATACATAGGCACAGAACGAACACTACTGACACAAATACTGCAAGAAACGACAATTCCACACATCAAAGACATCATTGGAGTAAGGAGATGCGGAAAAACAATTCTCATGTACCAGATAATGTCTAAACTAATAAAAGAGAATGTAAATGCAAAAAATATTCTCTACCTCAACTTTGATGACCCTGAATTAACAGATCTTGAAGAAACGATAAAAACCTCTTTACACATCAATCCAGAGATTTCGCATGTTTTTCTTGATGAAATACAGAATGTTAAAGAATGGGAAAAAACAATCCGTGTATACTACGACAGGAAAAAATTTAAACAAATCTTCGTCTCAGGCTCATCCGCATCTTTAATCTCAAGAGACATCGGACGAACACTAACAGGCAGACATGTCACAACACTTCTTACACCATTTTCGTTTAAAGAATATCTCCTTCACCAAGGAATCAAGCAGCCGGCACACATCTCACACAGAGAAAAAGTCATCCATTACCTAGAAAAATACATAAAAAATGGTGGTTTTCCTGAAACCATCAACACCGACCCATTAACATCAAAAGCCATTCTATTAGATTTATACAATGACATCCTCTCAAGAGACATTGCCGCTCGCTTTGAAGCAGAAATGGACATCGTGAAAAAAATAGGGTACTACATGATGACAAACATTGGAGCTCTATTTTCCTACAACAGCGTTGCGAAAGCCTTAAATCTCCATTATGACACCGTAAAGAAATACATTCCTTATTTTGAAGAGGTTTTTCTATTCATCATCATCCCATATTTTTCATGGAAAATCAAAACAACCCTCAAAAAAGACATGAAATGCTACGCAATAGACACTGGTTTACGGAATGCGGTTTCTTTTAAATTTTCCGAAGATTTAGGAAAACTCGCTGAAAATCTTGTGATCATAGAATTAAAAAGAAGAGGAAAAGACGTCTATTTCTGGAAAGGAAAACATGAAGTTGATTGCATCATAAAAGAAGGCAATAAAGTCATTGCATTGAATATAACCTACTCCAATAAAATCTCTGAGCGGGAAAAAGAAGGTTTACTTGAGTTTAAAGAAAAATACAAAAATGTAGATCTCGTGATAATCACAAAAGAGTTAGAACAAAGAGATGATGAGAAAATACAGTACATTCCATTATGGAAATGGCTCCTTGAGATTGAAGAAAACAGGAACGATTAAAAATCCTTCTTAAAACAACAAAATAATCAAAAACAGATAAATGTTTTTTCAAAAAAATAATACTAAACCTTTTAAAAAATCATACTAATTAGCAATTATTACAAATGTTCAAATGTGTTCAGTAGTAATTAGCACCAGAACGTACTAGCCTCAAAAAGACCTAACGTTTTAAACAGTAACTGAAACCTGCTTTATATTATCCTTCTCATTCATAATCTTTAATATCTCACGTCTAGCATTCTCCAACTCAACCTCAAGCAAACCCTTATTTGCTAGAGCAGGAACAATAGCAACAAGCGCATTCTCAGTATCAGGGAAAACATAAAACAAAACCTCATAATCCTGCAACCTAAACTCCATCTCACCCAAACCAGCACCAGAATACTGACTAATCACAGTAAACACGTCATCCATAGCACGCTTAATAATATCCCAAATCTGGTTAACCTCAGGTTTAAAACCATCACCACTAGGCATAACACTAATCATATTCCTACGGGCAACCATACAAGCAAGGATATCATCAAGCTTCAACAAATCATCCAAAACCAAAGCAATAGGATCATCTCTCATTCTAAACACAACTCCTCAAATCTAAATTTATAATTACACATCCACATCCATTACAAATTATACTTTATCATTTAACGATTTATAAGATTTTCCTAACTGTTTGATATCACAAGAGATGCTGCTTTAATCCAGCAATATCTGTAAAATAAACCGTACAATTATCACATTTTATCTTTCCATGTTCGCCTTTATAAGTAACAACAAGTGCTTTGCCTGGGTGATACACCCTAATAAACGATCGTAAACCTTGTTCAATTTTTCCAAGATCTGCATGAAGTTTCACTTCAATCGGAACAATATTATTTGCATTTTCGACGACAAAATCAACTTCTGATTTAGTTTTAGTTTTCCAATATTTTGGTGTTATCCCTAGTTTAAGAAGTTCTGTAAAAACATAGTTTTCAAAAAGTTTACCTTCAGGCTCAAGCTCAAAACGTTTCGCAATAATATTTCTTAGTCCGGTATCAATGAAATACACCTTTGGTTGTTTCACAATCTCCTTAAGTTTATTTGTAAAATAAGGGTAAACTCTGGCAATAAAATAACTCTTCTCCAAGGCATCAAGATATTTTTTAATGGTTCGAAATGAAGTTTTCAA encodes:
- a CDS encoding ATP-binding protein, which produces MEESIQRWNIWWENPEEIIKYIGTERTLLTQILQETTIPHIKDIIGVRRCGKTILMYQIMSKLIKENVNAKNILYLNFDDPELTDLEETIKTSLHINPEISHVFLDEIQNVKEWEKTIRVYYDRKKFKQIFVSGSSASLISRDIGRTLTGRHVTTLLTPFSFKEYLLHQGIKQPAHISHREKVIHYLEKYIKNGGFPETINTDPLTSKAILLDLYNDILSRDIAARFEAEMDIVKKIGYYMMTNIGALFSYNSVAKALNLHYDTVKKYIPYFEEVFLFIIIPYFSWKIKTTLKKDMKCYAIDTGLRNAVSFKFSEDLGKLAENLVIIELKRRGKDVYFWKGKHEVDCIIKEGNKVIALNITYSNKISEREKEGLLEFKEKYKNVDLVIITKELEQRDDEKIQYIPLWKWLLEIEENRND